Proteins encoded in a region of the Zea mays cultivar B73 chromosome 4, Zm-B73-REFERENCE-NAM-5.0, whole genome shotgun sequence genome:
- the LOC100278340 gene encoding Histone H4 — protein sequence MSGRGKGGKGLGKGGAKRHRKVLRDNIQGITKPAIRRLARRGGVKRISGLIYEETRGVLKIFLENVIRDAVTYTEHARRKTVTAMDVVYALKRQGRTLYGFGG from the coding sequence ATGTCTGGGCGCGGCAAGGGCGGCAAGGGGCTGGGCAAGGGCGGCGCGAAACGCCACCGTAAGGTTCTCCGCGACAACATCCAGGGTATCACGAAGCCGGCAATCCGGAGGCTGGCGAGGAGGGGCGGCGTGAAGCGTATCTCCGGGCTTATCTACGAGGAAACCCGCGGCGTGCTCAAGATCTTCCTCGAGAATGTCATCCGCGACGCGGTCACCTACACCGAGCACGCTCGCCGCAAGACCGTCACCGCCATGGATGTTGTGTACGCCCTCAAGCGCCAGGGCCGCACTCTGTACGGGTTCGGTGGTTGA